From a single Ascaphus truei isolate aAscTru1 chromosome 2, aAscTru1.hap1, whole genome shotgun sequence genomic region:
- the LOC142488838 gene encoding uncharacterized protein LOC142488838 has translation MHLLPKAKEKIWKQEFGDMLSLVPVDSEALDMMDMRGDFRAEVDKKRGQHPFQEELAFLVKECQREEWLASAGSLMRVTGWQSVLGVPLIKEKPEGSSTVLSFLDIKMDIKEIVFRLPVEKLAKLEKLVLTINCAKKISLKWLVFQRLCPKAAPLGRVARNFCGAWFQSSKLGEGFIASRRTSAASKKEMWDTIVIGVNACGNSVRDKYHCRKRFDDIRSKLKKKIQDQRVHATGTGGGPTPQRLILTPLEELLRPKLLTVVVEGLAGDRDIGIYPSQFPAVAPGGHVSPEMEQVSSPGSASSTLLEEHHGDEDDEYDEDDATEETEIQSCDHEEVPIETVVPPNRPSTSTYDAIVASEGKIVDAENRRHSDMMTVLERMIGLQEETVSQLAHLHRVFIEVPKQLQKINTSFEALVVQQTQANYWRMTNVPQFNTSQPGSVHAGQFSPHSSDIHSPGPNVTGQVADIAVQVPDDILPLPSVQIQQQTPTKEATKTKQDTHETDQPSLVQCLPTCSHVSLGTSPVREQSLPKSPVGESLPKSPVGESLPKSPVGESLPKSPVGESLPKSPVGESLPKSPVGESLPKSPVGESLATSPVGESLATSPVGEQSLATSPAREVPEATQSGSVVPKVGGKRKRKIQETTSRPVTRSQKEQKK, from the exons ATGCATTTATTGCCCAAGGCAAAAGAGAAGATATGGAAGCAAGAATTTGGGGACATGTTGTCTCTAGTGCCAGTGGATAGTGAGGCGTTGGATATGATGGATATGAGAGGGGATTTTAGGGCAGAGGTGGATAAAAAGAG AGGCCAGCACCCTTTCCAGGAGGAGCTGGCATTTCTAGTCAAGGAGTGTCAGCGGGAAGAATGGTTGGCTTCTGCTGGCTCTTTAATGAGAGTCACT GGGTGGCAAAGTGTTTTGGGGGTTCCGTTAATTAAAGAGAAGCCTGAAGGATCTAGCACAGTGTTGTCTTTCTTGGATATCAAGATGGACATCAAGGAGATAGTTTTCAGGTTGCCAGTGGAAAAACTGGCCAAGTTGGAAAAGCTGGTGTTGACCATAAATTGTGCAAAGAAAATATCTTTGAAG TGGTTGGTGTTTCAGAGGTTATGCCCGAAGGCAGCACCACTGGGACGGGTTGCCCGGAATTTTTGTGGAGCCTGGTTTCAGAGTAGTAAGCTTGGTGAAGGATTCATTGCCTCCA ggcggacaagtgcagcaagcaaaaaagaaatgtgggacacaatagtcattggtgtcaatgcctgtgggaatagtgtcagggacaagtatcattgtcggaaaagatttgatgatattaggtccaaattgaaaaagaaaatacaagaccaacgcgtgcatgctactggcactggaggtgggcccacaccacaacgtctcatattgactccattggaggagctgcttcggccaaaattacttaccgtcgtcgtggaaggcttggctggtgaccgtgacattggaatttatccgtcacaatttccagcag ttgcccctggaggacatgtgtcacctgagatggaacaagtgtcttcacctgggtcagccagctcaacactactagaag aacatcatggtgatgaggatgatgagtatgatgaggatgacgccacagaagagactgaaatacaatcatgtgaccatgaagaggtgccaatagaaactgttgtaccgccaaatcgtccatcaacttccacatacgatgcaattgtagcttcagagggaaaaatagtggacgcagaaaatcgtcgccattcagacatgatgacagtgctggaaaggatgattggactgcaggaagaaacagtatcacaattggcacatctccacagagtcttcattgaagtgcctaaacagttgcaaaaaatcaacacctcattcgaagcattagttgttcagcaaacacaagctaattactggagaatgactaatgtaccacaattcaacacctcccagccaggatctgttcatgcaggtcagttttcaccacattcatctgatattcattcaccaggcccaaatgttaccggtcaagtagcagacattgctgtgcaggttcctgatgacatcctaccgctgccatctgtacaaattcagcagcagacacctacaaaggaggcgacaaaaacaaaacaagacacacatgaaacagaccaaccatcacttgtgcagtgtctaccaacttgctcacatgtgtcactgggcacaagccctgtccgtgaacagtcactacccaaaagccctgtaggtgagtcgctgcccaaaagccctgtaggtgaatcgctgcccaaaagccctgtaggtgagtcgctgcccaaaagccctgtaggtgaatcgctgcccaaaagccctgtaggtgaatcgctgcccaaaagccctgtaggtgaatcactgcccaaaagccctgtaggtgagtcactggccacaagccctgtaggtgagtcactggccacaagccccgtaggtgaacagtcactggccacaagccctgcccgtgaagtgccagaggccactcaaagtggctctgttgtgcctaaagttggtggcaaaagaaaaaggaaaattcaagagacaacaagcaggcctgttactcgctcgcaaaaggaacaaaaaaaataa